A segment of the Lycium ferocissimum isolate CSIRO_LF1 chromosome 5, AGI_CSIRO_Lferr_CH_V1, whole genome shotgun sequence genome:
GTTCTAGCACACATGTCAATTCGTTCAGTCAGTCGTGTTGTTTGAAATACATACAACCTAAATTGATGAGGCTGCATGGCGGTCTATGTGCTCTGTAATAATTCTCGATCTTAATTTGAccaaagaaataataatagaaaatacaTAATAAGAATCCATGTGAGAAAATGTTAAGTAATATTCTAGAAAGAATTTGATTCCGTGACCCATAAAatgatataaataataaaagtggTTGCAAATGTCGTGTGTTGGCAAATGTAGAGAGCAGCCTTGTGGCATCCAACTCTTTGAGAATATAACCACGTGCTAACTTCAAGCAATACTTACATGTACTTTATGCGTTTTTTGTGACAATTCCGAAGGAACAATGACGACTAGTGACTACCAGTAGAAGTAGAGGGAGCGAAATGAAATGAGTGGCGTTTCTCAAGATGGAATGATAGTAATACTGCCATAGAAAGGGGAGGGATTCTGCTCCATTACGTTTTGCTCCAGTAAATATTTATACAGTATATTTCTAGATGGATGCCATGTGCTCTTATAAGTATGAAAGATTGAGTTTCATTAGTAGATTGTAATAAAATAACCAGTTGTAGGAAGCATTCCATTCAAAATTGAGTCAGCTATACATACAAAATATCAGAATATTTAATCTAAAATTTTAAGATAAGAGATCAACTTGAACCTGTCCTATTTTTGCTGtctaaatatattttatgtactagccataacatcattaaattaGAAAATTGGGAGTAACACTATACAGGGCCAGACATACAGTATTCCATTAGCTACGGATTAAGTTGTACTTGGCATAAGtaagaaatttattaaatatatacaaatattaaGTTCGAACCCAATAGGTCAAATAATTAGTAAGTTTAATGGCATTCGGAATACACAAGATTCAAATCTTAGATCCAACTTTAGAATATTAAAAACTCGTACTGTTGTACGCTAACTCTTCTCGTATTATTTTCTTCCTACGTCTCCATGGAACTTGGGAGAAAAGCACATCCATTCAAATAAATTCCTGTTAGATTGTTTAGCAATTTCCGGCCGCGTACCTTTTAGCTGCAGCACTTGACCATTCTTCATCTTTTTGCCTTCTTCACAAACAACCTTAACCTGACAGAAATCCGGTGCATTCTTTTGAACATATTCTCCTACTCCCTGTCCCATCCTCACTCGTCTGAAacgaaaataaatataaataatataactTTCAGTCAGTGGCGAAATCAAAAATTTCGCTTCAAGATTTAATAAATGTcaacaaaaagtatttttggcctATATATGCAGTATAATTTTCATTGATGAAGGGTATTCAATTAACCACTGTTAGTTCTTGCAAATTAAGCAAATTGAGTTGTAACAGAGAACGATGTTTACATGGTGGAAAGTGATCGTTTAGTTCCAATAACGAGGCTGGTAACATTGACAACAGAGATTAGATCAAGTAATGCTTTGGCTGGTGATTTGCTCTCCACAAGTACAGTATCTACTGGTACCTGCAGCCCCCAGTAATCAAAATGTCAATAAGAGTTTGTCTCTCTGAATTTGGGCAATTGggaattttgcaaataatataCCTACTTTGGCATCATTGCATAGGCGGATGTATTTTTGCAAGAGATTCTTCCGCCTGTTGCTCTCTTCATTTATGTAGCCTTGCACCTGCTGTTGGGTCAATTGGCTTCTTGATAATTTCCCAACTTTCAACACAAAATTCAAGTTGTTAACTAGTTGACCAGCAGAAGAGCGTAAGAAGGGGGCGCAAGGGTTCATTTGAACCACATTCAGTGGAAAATATAAagggaaaattattttttatggttGGAATATAGATGACGCATGCAATTTGCAAGCAATTTAGTTACATCAACTAACCTCTAAATTGATAAAAGACCAGTTGCATTGTGACATAACCTATATTTCTTTTCAAGGTAGGCAGCATTCAGTTTTGTCGTTAGCTACTACAAGGTCAGAAGCACCATATTTTTGGTTGGCTTACCTCGAGAGAAACAAAACGTATTAATCAATTACCACCATTCACCAAGATGTGGTAGAATCATAAAAGTTCTTTTACCAAGTCTTGTGTTCGATTCCCTTTGGCAAGAAGCACTAAAACCCCTCATAGTGGGCTTTTTACCATGTGAAAACTGATTAATCGGGCCAGTAAGTTTTAGGCACGGGAtgattaaacaaaattaaatatacCCATAAGTTTAAGAGCTGATATTAACACTCTTTGATTGCCTGGCATCTTTTGTTGATAAGGTTGGTGCAGACAATGGTTTATGCAGAACTTCGCAAATAGATGTGTCGAACTATTATTACAATTGGGCTTGTACTCGAGTTTGAGTCTAGGATTCTAAGATATACTTCTCATCATCACCTAAGCAGTATTTTTCAAGCAGTGTTGGTCTATTGTATATGGAGTATTATTTTCCAGACAAAATATTTGGTTGAATTTTTCCGCGATGACTACTTCGGTTGAAGGTGTCTCTGCCTCTAGCCGGCAAAGCAAAGAATTTGAACCAGGATATTAAATATCCCAGTCATGTAAATTAAAGAACTATTCATGTTCTTGAACTCTCTATTATGCCTGATATGCTGATTATCCTAACTTGACATTCCCCTGTTTTCTTGAATACATTATTCTGTTTGCTAGCAATGTTATGTAGTAGGAGTACCACAATTTTCCTATGTCTTTGCTACTGTTTTGGATGAAGCATCAAATCACACACTAAAATTGACAAATAAAAGTTACCTGGTGAAGGAATATAAGTAATGGGAGGAAACACATGCACAAGGCAAATGCGAATTCCTGGGGAGATAGCATGATCAAGTGCCCATTGAAGAACATGCAAGTCATTTTTGCCAACTGCTACATGAACATCATTGATCACTCCTCCATCTTTGTTGCTAATTACTTCACTCTTGCTATCTTCTCCGATCTCTTCGATTTCCCAAGACATCTCTTTCTTAACAATGCTACTATGCAAGTGGTGAATTTTACTCTCAGTCCCCCATCTCTACCAAtccaaaaaggggaaaagaaatgGCTTTGTGGGGACTGGGGATAAGCAATGTGGACTTAAAAAAAAGGGAGTAGATATGGAACAAGGAAACAAATATTAAAAGCTTACGGAATTGGCCGAATATGAAGTAAAGAAGCAAAGGTCGTCGCTTTCATAGACAcaaattaaggaaaaaggttttgattttttttccttctttttttgtctaCATTTGCAGGCTTACTGGACATGTCACATTCTATGTAACGTGTCTcacatgtaaaaataaaaaacggaaaaggctcaaatataccatcgaactatcggaaatggcttatttattttctttatttattaccGCATCAACTATAAGAATGGTTCATTTATCTTCGAACTATATGAAATACCATTTATCtgctcatcaatagtttggcccATTTATACTGCATCACTAGTTACCataatgactcatccatgccatttttctttAACCCGCTTTATAATACAAGATATGACACGTGGGCtacaattagaggtctacgtcgtttaattaaatcaGCCTAATTTTAAATATCATATTAAGAAAAAACCCGACCCATACACCCTGCCCACctacaaccataatctagttggaagccacgtgtcatatatggtattgtaaaacactctttaatgaaatatggcatggatgagtcattttggtaatgaGCGATGCATAAATGAAGTCAAACTATTGATTAGTGATAAATAGTCATTTATAGTTGAATACATAAATGAGCCCATTTCCTATATGATTTGATGGCGTAAACTATCGACGAAAGCCCAATGATGGCGAAATGAACCATTTTcgatagtttgatggcatatttgagctttTTCCGAATAAAAAAAGACTTTGCTTTCTAGTTCTCTAGTGAAACATGCTTTCCCCCTatttttcccccctttggaCCGACCCCAGATAGCGATCTAAGAGGGAATATATTGAATCATCTAGATTGTTTTTAATGGGAATTTAAGCTTTTTGCACGAGGTAAAATGTTTTGGAACATGCCATGATGTTCTAAAAATGCATGCCAATTGGTAATACTTACTACCATTTGATTTTCCTTTCCTGCTAGTGATGTTATCCACACtaaatattccataaaaataACAATGATCTTTTATCTTATATGCGAGATAACTCATTCTCTTGATATGCATAATATTGTGGGTGAGTCGGAATTTCTCAGGCAAGATTGCATTAGTTATGGTAcaagaaaataacttttggaCTTTTTGATCATCTTCTTTTTTGTACTATTAATCAAATGCCATCTACTTCAGATATCCCTATACAACCTTTTCCGCACACATAAATCCATGCCATAAACTTTTTTCCCATCCAATATAGTACTATTTGGAACAAGATTGAGAAAAACATATTAGCAGAGGCTAATTATGTCCCGTCTTGGAAACTCTTAAGTTCTAATATACAGAGTAAACATCTTCTGATCAGCAGTATCCCTGAAAATATTCAGTGGGTCTCTCAGCTAAATTCCATGTTTATGCTTGATATGGCATCAACTAGTATGAAAATCAGAAATCAGAAGCTAAAACTTAAGCTTTATCTTAAGCCCTGGTTTAGAAATTATTGGTTCAATGTGGTTAGCTAATTTCCATTTGTCCGTTCCTAATACATGACCACGTGATCTCCTTGGAGTTTTTCTGAGGACAGGAAAAAATTCTATATAATCACGGTTATTTGTCCGTTTGCTAATACATGAGCCTCCACCTTTCTTTTATTGTTCATCTGAGTTGTTCCTTTTTTAACTTCGAATAGTAAGAAGCGATTCACCCTTCTCGAACACAGCGTACAACTTTCGGTTTTACTGAGCTCTCTAGGTGTGCTTGTTCCCCCTTCTTCCCACTGTAAGTCTTTCCTTCTCTGAACCTTGCCCTTCATTTTTAAGGTTATGCCATCCTAAGGTGCTACTAAATGAATGAGTTTTATTAACGTCTGATAAATTATAGATCAAACCGCCGAATCAGAAAAATTGGGTTCTATCATAAAGCTTTGTATCGGGTAAGTTTACGAATTGAAGACAAGCAAACTCGAATCGCTGACATCCATCGCAGGATAAACCACGGCCTCTCTTGCATACATATTGAAAAGATAATAAGAATAAGAGGTGCTAAGTTTTCTATCATCCTTGCTTCAAGCTATTTTTTTCATTGGACCTCCCCTACAATATCGTCACCGCAATAGTATTTAACCACCAAATTAAAAACGGATTAGTGTATTTCTTCCTGTGCGAATCATGAAAGTGCTTAAACTATACAACAAAAGTAATCACCAGTGTTACTACATCTCCAAATGCTGTCTTCAGCAACCACCTGGCGTATACTTTAATGCTATTGATCATCTATTTCCAAATGCTATTGTTCCCCTAATATAAAGTCTTCCGTTGAAGCACTTTTAAATACGTAGACCGGTCACTAATAGCGTGACAGTGAcgaaaatacaagtatataggttaaatatgtgtaataaataaaatttaacacaGTGAAGCAAATGAAAGAGATAGTTTAATGGTGAGAAATTTCAACATGTGGTGACGACAAGTTCGGGGCGAGGCTCATTTAATGCTTAATGTTTTCCTAAAataggctcaaaaaaataattaaaagtgacaTTCGAGTTCGATCTAGGAGTGACATGTAAAGCGGATTCAAACTAATGCGACCCAAAAGACACTTTCGTTTGTTAAgtcacaattaaatatataccAATTTCTTaaggtatatacacatatgtatacataattttttccgAAGGGTGAGAGTGCGTCTTCCATGTAGGTCCGCCTCTGGGGTAAACCACAGCCTCTCAGGTTATCTTTTCTCGTATACATATTGAAAAGGTTATAAGAATAAGAGGTGCTAAGTTTTCTGCCATCCTTGCTTCAAGCTATTTTTTCATTGGACCTCTCCTACAGTATCGTCACTGCAATAGTATTTAACCACCAAATTAAAAACGGATTAGTGTATTTCTTCCTGTGCGACCCATGAAAGTGCTTAAACTATACAACAAAAGTAATCACCAGTGTTACTACATCTCCAAATGCTGTCTTCAGCAACCACCTGGCGTATACTTTATTGCTATTGATCATCTATTTCCAAATGCTATTATTCCACTAAAGTGTTCCGTTGAAGCACTTTTAAATACGGAGAGAGACATATTTTGGTGCAAATGTCAGACTCACTGATTCTTTTTCAATCATCTGACCGCAAAGTATGTAGATTATGGGTAACTCTAACCAACCACATTGTAGGGCCATCTATTTGTCACCGGGGAGCACTCAGAAGTAGATCAAAGATTTAAACTTTACGGGTTCagtttttaagatttttagtatTGGACTCATTGTCTTTTTAAAGTTATGAGGTCTTATCTACTATTTGTTGTAATTTTCAtcgatttttatacataaatttatgttcCTTGTCGAAAGTACTTGAATAAGATGAACCCAGTGTAGTACTCGACATCCGCCTCTGGGAGCATCACTTGTAGTATATTGTTTAGCAACTGACATTACCAAAAATCTTTATGCTGGCGCAACTAGAAGCGAAAATTAGTAATTCACAGTGCTGTCTTGTTAGCAAGAGCTCTACCAGTTGCCCCCTGTCTATTATGGATCTAGTTTCCCTCATTGAAGAAATTATAGTCAACCAGCTAGATTAGAAGAGTATCTTGTTGGATCTCCTTCCGGACAAATCAGACAACGTAAGCTGTAGCAATAGTGGGTGTGGACCATGTATCCACTGCTGCATATTGGTTCTGCTGTAATGAATGGATGTGCTGATAACAACATCCATTCAGCAAGAAAATAAGATAGATTCCCATGCTGAAGTGAAAGCCATCACAAATGTCATAAGTTGATGGCATCATTATCCGTCACCATTAGTCTCACTAAAAACAGGTCTAACTTGTGATTATAGAAGAATTGATTCCAAAATTGATGGATGATGCAGAGTGCACAATCTGAGGGCAACCGATAACTTGTGAAAATAGAGGAGTACCAACTGATAATCCTTTCAAGTTTCAAGTATGTAGCAGTACTATTtgcaattaattattttaaacacCGCTATTATACTGTGACTGAATTGCAGCTAAGCTCTcgatattttaaattaatacaCTTATACGGTTATACCCTTAATATCATGGAGATCCTACATAAATGTAACATTGCTATCCGTATTTTCCAAAATCAAACACTTAAACCCCTACAACAAGGACCATTTTTCTaactaaatgaaattaaaaaaaaaaatgatttcaaaaaataataatctaaaaaatataaatattaacatGTCCAAAATGCAggaaagttttaaaaaatgtttagCCTCTCTTACCTCCCTAAACATGGCCACGATTGATTCAGCGTGCGttttgatagtcctaattatcCCCCTATACTTGGATATTCGAGAGCCTCGATTCCCCTGACCAATCTCACTTGATGGAGGTGAGAGCCACGCACTGCCACGTTGATTTTTTTGTCCATGTGgcatttttgaaaaatagaagATATTTTGTACTCTTTAAATTTGTCACTTTTTTAACCATCTTTCTGGGgacaaatttgaattttttttgttgaaactctattatttctcttgaatttttttatttaatcaaaactAATAGAGTTTTAGCCAAATTTTGTATAGATTTAactagaaaataagaaatacataatcaaaacaaaaagtcATTGCatctaaagaaaaaataaaaaaactgcACAGTTGGAAAATAGAAACTTAACATGGGATCCAAAACTATTCTATTTTAAACACAGTTCAGTACATATGTTCTTTagttattctattttataaacCTTTAGAAATTATGAGTCACTATACCTCATGTTTATATAGAACTAAAcacttttgaaaagtagaacTATTATTCAAACTACTAAATGTGCAGGATTTCTCAAGTATAAGTGGGTTAGGACTTAGGTGCAGTGGCGGAGCTAAGTAATCTCCAGGGGGTCATCGGctaaaaaattacactgtatctacaaggttaaaattatttttttatgcatatatagtagatgttgaacccccttggcttcttcgtgtatttacttctttatatatttgaactccGTAGGCGAAAATCCTGACTCCGCCACTGCTTAGGTGTATGATCTTGAATACAAGGGATGTTTTTGCAATTCAATCACATTAGAAGGGCGTTAAAAGTAATTAcaacactatatatatagaaactCGTTACATTCTACGAATAGAGTCAGCTCTTCTTAAAACATGACTAAAATTCTCTCTCTCCTCCTTAAATTGCTAATTGTCTTGATATTTGCTGGATGGGTATCTCTTTGGCTTCTCAAGCCCACGCAACTATGGACTAAAAGTTGGAAGATTGCAGAAAACAAAGCATCAACCTCACTCTTAACTCAAGCTGGTGAAGTTCTGATTTCCAAactcaaattattttaaatgtatctgtttaacttcaaatttaCCATTTACATGTACTAGAAGTGTTAATTTAATGACCTGTTCAATCTTAATACCCACCAAAAGAGTTCAATGTTTTTCATTTTGAGGTCTCGCAGGTCTTAATTTTG
Coding sequences within it:
- the LOC132055980 gene encoding U-box domain-containing protein 52-like, which gives rise to MSWEIEEIGEDSKSEVISNKDGGVINDVHVAVGKNDLHVLQWALDHAISPGIRICLVHVFPPITYIPSPVGKLSRSQLTQQQVQGYINEESNRRKNLLQKYIRLCNDAKVPVDTVLVESKSPAKALLDLISVVNVTSLVIGTKRSLSTIRVRMGQGVGEYVQKNAPDFCQVKVVCEEGKKMKNGQVLQLKGTRPEIAKQSNRNLFEWMCFSPKFHGDVGRK